TAAATCTAATTCTTTTATTTTATTAAGACTACTCCACCATAAATCATGATTGCCTTTTAAAAAAATTTTCTTTCCCGGAAGACTTTCAATTCTCTTTAAATCATTGTAGGCCTCATCAATTTTTAATGCCCAAGAAATATCTCCAGGCACAATGACATAATCGTCATCTTTTACAATTTCTTTCCACGCTTTAAACATTCTTTCTTCATAGTTTTCCCAAGCGGATCCAAAAACCTCCATTGACTTATCTCCAGTATAATCTAAATGCAAATCAGATAAACCGTATATCATTATAACTCCTAAACAAATTTTTTAACATTTTCAATACTTTGACTTGCAATCATATATCCTTCCTTATATAAATCTACAACATCTTGCATATTAGTTGTAAACGACTTAAATTTTAAAGGATTAATAGGTGCAAAAACTAATGCTTTATCTTCTGCTTCTAGTTTATCTACTAAATCCATAGTTTCGTTATATTTATATTTTTCATTTTTCATTGATTCAATAAATTTAGTATAATCTTTATAAGCATACTTTACTCTATCACTAACATCAGAATCCTCTCTTCTATAACCTCTATTTCTAGTTAGTAAAATTACGTACTTTTCATAACCTTTTTCAATTGCTCTTTCAAGTGGATTGCTATTATACATTCCACCATCAAAATAAGGAATTCCATCAATCACTACAAATTTTGCCATATCTGGAAGAGAAGATGAAGCTATTATCTTATCAACCATATCTGAAGTGTTTTTTGCATCTTTTGCTGAAAAGAATTTATAACTGCCATCAATCAAAGAAGTTACCCCTGCTTCAAAATCTCCATCTAAACTTTTATCAAATTCAGGAAAATTAAAAATACTATTAACTGTTGATTTTAAATCAATAGGCTCAGAAGAATTCTTTAATAATTCCATATTTTTCAAAAACTCTTGAAACAATTTATTAACATCAAACTCTATTCCACTAAAAAATTCAAAGCCTGTAATAGCTCCGGCAGATACTCCTACAATATATGGAAATTTAATTCCATTTTCTTTAAAGCAATCTAAAACTCCTTTTAAAAAAGCTCCTCTCATTGCCCCGCCTTCAATTACCAATGCAACTTTATTATTCATAAAACACCTCATATCTTATTAATTATATTTATTATTTTACCATAAAATCCAAAAATATACAAAAAAGCAAGTCTACGAAATTTAATTAATTTTTCAATTAATCAAAACATTTATATATATTTAAAATTTCTTTTACATAATTTAAAACGGGTATCTCTCTATTCAAAATAAGCTTCCCCAGTTTTGTATTTGAACAGTTTTTATACTCCTTTATAGCATCTTCAAATGTCAATTTAAGTGTTGATAATTTAAAACTCTCAATTTCTTCAATTGTCAAATTCCTATCTCCAAACGATTCTATTTTACAAAAATAGTAATTATTAATATTATGTCTATGGATAAGGTTATAATAGTCACTTACAACTCCTATTTTACAAATAATTTCAACTTCTACTCCTAATTCTTCCTTTAGTTCTCTTCTGAGAGCAGATTCTAAATTTTCATTTAATTCAACTCCACCACCTGCAGTTTCAATAAGAGTAGCTTTCCCAAAGTCATCATCTCTATGAACTCTAACAAAGTAAAAATAATTTGAGTCATCAACAACAATTGATCTGACAATTAGTCTATTGTGATCAATATATTCCTTATTCCATTCATCATCCTGAAGTTCTAAATCCAATTCCGGTATATCTATATTTATTTTATACTTCACTTTCAAACCTCCTTGATTAAATAAAATTTTTAATCATATCAATTATATTACATAAATTATAACAAAAAAAGATATGCAATTAAATACATATCTTTCTTTCATTACTATTTAACAACTATATTACAAATTTTTCCTGGAACAAAAATTTCTTTTACAACAGTTTTTCCTTCTATAAATTTTTTAACATTTTCGTTATCATAAAGTGCTTCTTTAAAATCTTCAAATTTTGCATCTTTTGAAATCATTAATGTTGTTCTGACTTTTCCATTTATTTGAATTGGCATTTCTACTTCATCATCAATTGTTTTTGCTTCATCATATTTTGGCCAAGTTTGTTCAAAGATATATCCACCAAAATTCATTTCTTGCCATATTTCTTCAGTTATATGTGGAGAAACCGGATTTAATAAAATCAAGAATACTCTCAAGTCTTCTCTTGAAATTTCTTTTGCTGAATAAAATTCATTAATCAAAGTCATAAGAGCGGCTATTGCAGTATTAAATTTAAGACTTTCAAAATCTTCTGATACTTTTTTGATAGTCTTATGAATTGATTTTTCTAATGATTTTGTCATTTCTTCGGATGAACTTGTAATTTCTTGTAATTTCCAAACTCTATCTAAGAATTTTCTACAACCGTTAATTCCACCGTCAGACCAAGATGCACTTCTTTCAAAATCTCCTAAGAACATTTCGTAACATCTTAATGCATCTGCTCCGTATTTGTCAATCATCTCATCAGGATTTACAACATTTCCTCTTGATTTAGACATTTTTTCTCCATTTTCTCCAAGAATCATTCCATGTGATGTTCTCTTTAAATAAGGTTCTTTTGTATCAACTACACCTATATCATAAAGGAATTTATGCCAAAATCTTGAATACAACAAGTGCAATGTAGTATGTTCCATACCACCATTATACCAGTCAACTTGATTGAAATATTTTAAGGCATCTTTTCCAACAAGATTTTCTTTATTATTAGGATCCATATATCTTAAATAATACCATGAAGATCCTGCCCATTGTGGCATTGTATCTGTTTCTCTCTTTGCTTTTCCTCCACATTTAGGACAAGCACAATTTACGAACTCATCAATTTTTGAAAGTGGAGATTCTCCTGTTTCTGTAGGTTCAAATGATTCAAGTTCAGGAAGTTTTAAAGGTAGTTCTTCTTCCGGAATTGCAACCCAACCACATTTTTCACAATATACCAAAGGAATCGGTTCTCCCCAATATCTTTGTCTTGAAAATACCCAGTCACGAAGTTTAAAGTTTGTCTTCTTATTTCCAATACCAAGTTTTGATAAATATTCAAAAATCTTTTCTTTGGCTTCTTTAACTGAAAGTCCATTTAGAAAATCTGAATTAACCATAATTCCACTATTAGTATCCGTATATGCTTTTTCTTGAACATTTTCTCCACCACTAACAACTTCAACTATTTCTAATCCAAATTTCTTAGCAAAATCAAAATCTCTAGTATCATGTGCAGGAACTGCCATAATTGCTCCACTACCATAAGTCATTAGAACATAGTCAGAAATAAACACAGGAATTTCTTTTTTTGTACAAGGATTAATTGCAGTTATTCCATCAATTTTAACACCCGTCTTATCTTTATTCATTTCAGTTCTTTCAAATTCAGATTTCTTTTGAACTTCTAAAATATATTTTTCTATTTCTTCTTTATTCTTTATTTTATCTTCGTATTTTTTAAGTAATGGATGCTCACAGGATATAACCATATAAGTTGCACCAAAAATTGTATCAGGTCTTGTAGTATATACCAAAATAGTATCATCAATATCTTTGATTTGGAATTTAACTTCCATTCCATAACTTCTACCAATCCAATTAATTTGTTGGGTTTTAACTCTGTCAATAAAGTCAACTTCATCAAGGTCATCAATAAGTCTATCTGCATATTCTGTTATCTTTAACATCCATTGGTTTTTTACTTTATGAATAACTTCACTACCACATCTTTCACAACAACCGCCGACTACTTCTTCATTTGATAAACCTACTTTACAAGAAGTACAGAAGTTTATTGGCATTTCCATTTTGTATGCAAGTCCTTTTTCAAACATCTTCATAAAAATCCATTGAGTCCATTTGTAATACTCAGGATCTGTTGTATTTATTTCTCTATCCCAATCAAAAGAAAATCCAATACTCTTTAATTGTTTTTTAAAGTTTGCAATATTATTTTTTGTTACAATTTCCGGATGAATTTTGTTTTTCATCGCATAGTTTTCAGTTGGTAAACCAAAAGCATCCCAACCCATTGTAAATAATACATTTTGTCCTTCAAGTCTTCTTTTTCTACTTACAACATCCATTGCAGTATATGGTCTTGGATGTCCTACATGAAGTCCTTGACCAGAAGGATATGGAAATTCTATTAAAGGATAGAATTTTTCTTTATCATTAATTTCACATTTAAAAGGTTTCTTTTCATCCCAAATATCTTGCCATTTTTTTTCGATATTTTTTGGATCATAATTTTTCATAACATTCCTCCATTCGTAATAAAGTAATAAAAAAACTTCCGCCTCGTAAAGAGACGAAAGTATAAATTCCGTGGTACCACTCTAATTAGTATTAAACTCACTCTAAGATTATAACGTAATCAACGGCATTTGCATTTTATGAACAAGTTCAATACTTCAAAATATTATTTTTCACCAAACAATAACTCTCTAAAAAATTTGAATATATTTACTACTTTCAATCTAAAATTTTCTAAATATAATAAAGATATGATATCATATTTTTTATTTTTTTTCAATACATTATAATTTAAAATCAAAGTTTTCTCTAATAAATCTCTTAAAGAAAATATAATTTAGGATTCCCTTTAAAAAAGTACAAAAAGATATTACAACCCATATATATGTTATATCTAATTTTAAAAATAAAACTAAATAAGCAAGTGGAATTCTCAATGCATTTGAAAAAGTGCTTATTATAGTTGGCGTTTTAGTATTTTTCAGTCCGTTAAACATACCTGAAATTCCAATTTCAAGCGCTAAAAATATCTCCGAAAACGCTAAAACTTTTAGATAACTAACACCCATTCTAATAGTATCTACATCATCTCTTATAAATAATCTAATTATATAATCTGATGAGAAGAATAAAAAGAATGAGCAGAAAACACCAATCCATAAAATTATTTTAAGTCCTTTTTTATAACCAGAAGCTATATTATCATAATTTTTTGCACCAAAATTTTGTGCTATTAAAGCACAAAGAGCTATTGAAAACCCTTCAACAGTCATCCAGTTTATAGCTTCAATCTGTACAGCAACATTTTCTGCTGCAACCGCATTTTCTCCCCAATTTGCTATTATTCTTAGTAAAATAGTTGAAATAAATGCAAATATACAAGATTTAAAAGCAGTTGGAACACCAAGTCTTAAAACTTCTTTAAAAGTTGCATTGTTAAAATTTTTAACTAAATTAAAACCTTTTAAGATTTTCCAATCTAAAATTGAGAAAATTATAAAAATAAATGTAACAATAATTTGAGATAATGTTGTAGCAATAGCTGCACCACTAACTCCAAATTCTGGTAGTCCAAAATATCCATAAATTAAAATTGGATCTAAGACTATATTTATTATAAGTCCAATTGAGTTAGCAATAAAAGGAACTTTACTATTTGCTGAACCATTGAAAACTCCTGAAAATAGTGGATTTAAAAAAGTAAAAGGAAGTCCTAAAATAACAATTTTTAAATAGCTATTCGCTAGTGAAATTACCAATTCACTTTTTATATTGAAAAATTTAATTATATCAAGTCTAAAAAAATATACCAATAATCCAAATGTTATTGACATAAATAAATTTATGGCAACAGATGTATCAATATATTTTCTAAATTGCTTATCATCCCTAGAACCTACACTATAGGCAACTCCAATCTCTATTCCTGTTTTTGAAACTAGAACCAAAGAATTTGCAAACCACATAATAAATGAGACAATGCCTACTCCAGCAATCGCTTCAGTTCCAAGTTTTCCAACCCAAAAAGTATCCATTAAAGTGTAAGACATTTGAATAAATGAAGTCGTCATTATTGGAATAGACATCATTACTAAATTTCTATAAATTCTATTATCTAATAAATTTATTTTTTTCATAGATTACCCTAAAGTTTTTTTAATAAATTTTTTATATGTTCAATACTTTTCTTGTATTTCTTATCGCAGAAATTACAAGAAATTTCTATATCTTTCCCCTCTTCAACTATATCATTGAGCTCTTTTTTGCCTAGACCCAACAACATATTATCTATTTTTTCATCACTACAATTACATCTGTAATGAATAATTTTTTCTTCAATAATTCTAATATTAAAAATTTTCAAAATAGAAACAATATAGTCATAAAAACTCATATCATCAGTTTTTGAAGCTAAATAATTATCTAATTCAGTTTTAAACATATCTGAATAGATAGTAAATTGTGATAAATCTTTTTCAGTATAGTTCGGCAAAAGTTCCATCATAAATCCAAAAGAAATATAATCATCTTCAACTTTTTTTACTTGTAAATCAATAGAAGTAACAGTTTGATTAGATGCACTGAAATAATTAGTAAAATTTTCACTAATATCAGAAGAAATTATACTTGTTTGTCCTACATATGGAGCTTTAAGACCTAAATCCTTTATCAAAACAAGTATTCCTTTATCCCCTATAAAATCTTTTGAAGATTTTCCTTTTTCATATATTTTATCATATTTACTTATATTTTTATTTTCCAAATATCCTGTTATATAAGAATTATTGTATAATTTTGAAATTATAAGACCACATTCACCATTAGTTTTTAATTTTAAATCAATTGAATCAGTATCATTTTTCAAATCGGAATAAAGTAAAGCATTCATCGTTAATACTTTTCCCATTTCAATATTTGCACTTATAGAACTCTTTTGTAATTTTTCAAAATCTTTTACTATATCATCTGTAAAAGCTAAGAAAAATCTCATAGAATTATGCTCATCAATACATCTTAATATTTTTGCCATAAAGACTCCTTAACATTAATTTTATATAAAGATTATATACTAAAAATTTAAAGAAATCAATTGATAAATTAATATCTTTTTCTATATTTTTTCTTTGCAATTTCAGTATATTTTTTAATAAATTCTCCTTTTGATTCTGTATAAGCATCTCGATTATGTTCAAATTTTTTCCACAGAGATAATTTTAATATTTCATACTCTTTTGCAATTTCAGAATTTTCAAATAAATAGTCTCTAAAATACAATTCATCATTATCTCCAGCTAATCTTATATGCAAATGAAATACTTTTTTTGCAAATCCTTTTTCAGTATATCCTTTATTCATAGAGATTCTCTTTTCATCTTCACTCATACAAAGCCAATTATTTTTTAATAATATCTCTTTTACAAATTTTAAATCTTCATTATCATTAATCTCTAAAAGAATATCCACAATATTTTTTGCCCATATTGTAGGAATATATGTACTTCCTATATGTGAAATTCTGTAAATTTTTTCGTTTGGAAATAAAGATAAAATATTTAATTTTTCATCTTCATACCAAGTTTCCCATTCATCATTATGTTCAACTAGAAATATAGGAAAAATTTCCCATAATTCCTCTAAACTCATCTCATCTAATTTTTTACTCATAAAATTTCCTTTTGGTTAAATTTAAAAAATCTCCTAAAAAGGAGATTTTACTTCTTGATTAATATTAATATCATAACATACTGAAGTATGTTTAAATTGAATTTCCATTTAAGAAAAAACAATCTTATAACTTAACAACACCAGAAGCTTGAGGACCTTTAGCGCCTTCAACTATTTCGAATTCAACAGCTTGTCCTTCATCTAAAGTTCTAAATTCACCAGTTTCTTCTAATGCTGAATAATGTACAAATACATCTTCCCCATCTTCAGTAGAAATAAATCCAAATCCTTTAGCTGCATTGAACCATTTTACAGTTCCTTTCATATCCTTTTAATCCTCCAATACTATAGGAAATATGTAGTAAATTATTACTACCTTCATACTATAACATATCTAAAAGAATAAAGCAAGTATAATTTACTCATCTTCTAACATACTTAATTGATTTTCCATTTGCTTTCTGATTTTTTCTTTTTCATAATAACATTTTCTACAAAGTGGCTCATAACTTTCTGCAGCCCCAAGTTTTATTCTTTCATCATCATGTGTTTTTCTGTAACTAACCCAAGCATCAACACCACAATTTGCACAAACTGCATGGTGTTTATATAGATAATCAGCTCGTGGCATCAACTCTTTTACTAACTCAAAAGGTTCAGCTTTAAAGTCCATATCAAGACCAGCTAATACGACTGTAAATTCATTTTCTAAAAATAAATTTAAAGTTTCAACAATCTTATTAATATCTCCCTTGATGAATTGTACTTCATCAATTCCTATAATACTTGCAGTACTCGTCTTCATATATTCTATAATTTCATCAATATTTTCAACCGGAATAGCTCTCATTTTATTATTATCATGAGTAACTATTTCTTTATCTGCATATCTATTATCAAACTTTGGCTTAAATACTACAGTTTCATATTTTGCAATTTCAAATCTATTTAAGTCCTTCCATAAACTTGAAGTCTTTCCAGAGAACATACTACCTGTATGTAAAATTAATTTACCTTTATATTGATGCATAATTAACCCTCAAAAACTTTTTCTTCAATTGATAAAATTACAATATCTTCTACCGGCTTATCATTTGAACAGTAAGTATTTGCTATCTCATCAACTACTTCCATTCCTTTAAACACTTGTCCAAAAACAGTATGCTTAAAATCTAACCAAAAAGCTCCACCATTTTTTTCATAAGTTTCAACAACTTCATCAGGATAAACTTTTTTATCTGAATTTTTCAAATAATTTACATAATCATCAGAAATTTTACTATTTTGAACTATAAAAAATTGACTTCCATTTGTATTTGGTCCAGCATTTGCCATTGACAAAGCACCTCTATAATTTCTAAAATTACCATCGAATTCATCTTCAAAGGATTCTCCCCAAATACTTTCTCCACCCATTCCAGTACCTGTTGGATCTCCACCTTGAATCATAAAATCTCTAATAACCCTATGGAAAATAACTCCATTATAATATCCTCTTTTAGCCAATGTAATAAAATTTTCACAAGCCTTAGGAGCAACTTCATTAAATAATCTTAGAGAAATTTCTCCTACATTTGTTTTCATTATATAAACTTTTTCTCCATTTTTAGGCATTTCTAATTGTTTCATTCTCTTTTCTCCTTTTAAATAATTTCTTCTTAAAATTGCTCTATGTATTAAGGTTATATATCTTCCTTTTAAAAATTCCTCATCTTCAAATTCGCCCTCAACTTTAAGCCCGCATTTCTCCATAACTTTTCCTGAAGCAATATTTTCTTTAATATGAACTGCACAAACTCTATTAACTTTTAAGGTATTAAAAGCATAGTCAAGCATAAAATTCAAAGTCTCAGTCATATAACCTTTGTTCCAAAAAGTTTTATTTAAAACATATCCTAAAAATAAGGAATTGTTTTTTATATCCGTTTTAAATTCAAAAGAACCGATACATTTATTGGAAATTTTTTCAACGATTGCAAAACAATAATTATTTTTCATAAAATAATCTGTAATTACTTTTTCAGATTCTAGAATATTTTTATGCTTATCCCAAGTAACAAATTTACAAGTTTCATCATCATTTCCAAACTCAAAAACATCATCTATATCATCTAAATTGAATTTTCTAAAAATTAATCTTTTGCTTTGCATAATAACTCCTCATTAAATTCCAACCCTGTTTTATTTAAAATACTAAAAAAATAATCATCAGGTAAAACGGTAAAACTTAAATTTTCCTCTGTAATTGGATGCAAAAACTCAAGATAATAAGAATGTAACATCTGTCCATTTGCTTTTATCTTTTCATTTTTGTTTCCATAAGTTTCATCCCCTACTATAGGATGA
Above is a genomic segment from Parvimonas micra containing:
- a CDS encoding peptidylprolyl isomerase — translated: MKQLEMPKNGEKVYIMKTNVGEISLRLFNEVAPKACENFITLAKRGYYNGVIFHRVIRDFMIQGGDPTGTGMGGESIWGESFEDEFDGNFRNYRGALSMANAGPNTNGSQFFIVQNSKISDDYVNYLKNSDKKVYPDEVVETYEKNGGAFWLDFKHTVFGQVFKGMEVVDEIANTYCSNDKPVEDIVILSIEEKVFEG
- a CDS encoding thymidine kinase, translated to MHQYKGKLILHTGSMFSGKTSSLWKDLNRFEIAKYETVVFKPKFDNRYADKEIVTHDNNKMRAIPVENIDEIIEYMKTSTASIIGIDEVQFIKGDINKIVETLNLFLENEFTVVLAGLDMDFKAEPFELVKELMPRADYLYKHHAVCANCGVDAWVSYRKTHDDERIKLGAAESYEPLCRKCYYEKEKIRKQMENQLSMLEDE
- the leuS gene encoding leucine--tRNA ligase; protein product: MKNYDPKNIEKKWQDIWDEKKPFKCEINDKEKFYPLIEFPYPSGQGLHVGHPRPYTAMDVVSRKRRLEGQNVLFTMGWDAFGLPTENYAMKNKIHPEIVTKNNIANFKKQLKSIGFSFDWDREINTTDPEYYKWTQWIFMKMFEKGLAYKMEMPINFCTSCKVGLSNEEVVGGCCERCGSEVIHKVKNQWMLKITEYADRLIDDLDEVDFIDRVKTQQINWIGRSYGMEVKFQIKDIDDTILVYTTRPDTIFGATYMVISCEHPLLKKYEDKIKNKEEIEKYILEVQKKSEFERTEMNKDKTGVKIDGITAINPCTKKEIPVFISDYVLMTYGSGAIMAVPAHDTRDFDFAKKFGLEIVEVVSGGENVQEKAYTDTNSGIMVNSDFLNGLSVKEAKEKIFEYLSKLGIGNKKTNFKLRDWVFSRQRYWGEPIPLVYCEKCGWVAIPEEELPLKLPELESFEPTETGESPLSKIDEFVNCACPKCGGKAKRETDTMPQWAGSSWYYLRYMDPNNKENLVGKDALKYFNQVDWYNGGMEHTTLHLLYSRFWHKFLYDIGVVDTKEPYLKRTSHGMILGENGEKMSKSRGNVVNPDEMIDKYGADALRCYEMFLGDFERSASWSDGGINGCRKFLDRVWKLQEITSSSEEMTKSLEKSIHKTIKKVSEDFESLKFNTAIAALMTLINEFYSAKEISREDLRVFLILLNPVSPHITEEIWQEMNFGGYIFEQTWPKYDEAKTIDDEVEMPIQINGKVRTTLMISKDAKFEDFKEALYDNENVKKFIEGKTVVKEIFVPGKICNIVVK
- a CDS encoding MATE family efflux transporter; translation: MKKINLLDNRIYRNLVMMSIPIMTTSFIQMSYTLMDTFWVGKLGTEAIAGVGIVSFIMWFANSLVLVSKTGIEIGVAYSVGSRDDKQFRKYIDTSVAINLFMSITFGLLVYFFRLDIIKFFNIKSELVISLANSYLKIVILGLPFTFLNPLFSGVFNGSANSKVPFIANSIGLIINIVLDPILIYGYFGLPEFGVSGAAIATTLSQIIVTFIFIIFSILDWKILKGFNLVKNFNNATFKEVLRLGVPTAFKSCIFAFISTILLRIIANWGENAVAAENVAVQIEAINWMTVEGFSIALCALIAQNFGAKNYDNIASGYKKGLKIILWIGVFCSFFLFFSSDYIIRLFIRDDVDTIRMGVSYLKVLAFSEIFLALEIGISGMFNGLKNTKTPTIISTFSNALRIPLAYLVLFLKLDITYIWVVISFCTFLKGILNYIFFKRFIRENFDFKL
- a CDS encoding patatin family protein, producing the protein MNNKVALVIEGGAMRGAFLKGVLDCFKENGIKFPYIVGVSAGAITGFEFFSGIEFDVNKLFQEFLKNMELLKNSSEPIDLKSTVNSIFNFPEFDKSLDGDFEAGVTSLIDGSYKFFSAKDAKNTSDMVDKIIASSSLPDMAKFVVIDGIPYFDGGMYNSNPLERAIEKGYEKYVILLTRNRGYRREDSDVSDRVKYAYKDYTKFIESMKNEKYKYNETMDLVDKLEAEDKALVFAPINPLKFKSFTTNMQDVVDLYKEGYMIASQSIENVKKFV
- a CDS encoding NUDIX hydrolase yields the protein MKYKINIDIPELDLELQDDEWNKEYIDHNRLIVRSIVVDDSNYFYFVRVHRDDDFGKATLIETAGGGVELNENLESALRRELKEELGVEVEIICKIGVVSDYYNLIHRHNINNYYFCKIESFGDRNLTIEEIESFKLSTLKLTFEDAIKEYKNCSNTKLGKLILNREIPVLNYVKEILNIYKCFD
- a CDS encoding cold shock domain-containing protein; this encodes MKGTVKWFNAAKGFGFISTEDGEDVFVHYSALEETGEFRTLDEGQAVEFEIVEGAKGPQASGVVKL
- a CDS encoding Hsp33 family molecular chaperone HslO, yielding MAKILRCIDEHNSMRFFLAFTDDIVKDFEKLQKSSISANIEMGKVLTMNALLYSDLKNDTDSIDLKLKTNGECGLIISKLYNNSYITGYLENKNISKYDKIYEKGKSSKDFIGDKGILVLIKDLGLKAPYVGQTSIISSDISENFTNYFSASNQTVTSIDLQVKKVEDDYISFGFMMELLPNYTEKDLSQFTIYSDMFKTELDNYLASKTDDMSFYDYIVSILKIFNIRIIEEKIIHYRCNCSDEKIDNMLLGLGKKELNDIVEEGKDIEISCNFCDKKYKKSIEHIKNLLKKL
- a CDS encoding GrpB family protein; translation: MSKKLDEMSLEELWEIFPIFLVEHNDEWETWYEDEKLNILSLFPNEKIYRISHIGSTYIPTIWAKNIVDILLEINDNEDLKFVKEILLKNNWLCMSEDEKRISMNKGYTEKGFAKKVFHLHIRLAGDNDELYFRDYLFENSEIAKEYEILKLSLWKKFEHNRDAYTESKGEFIKKYTEIAKKKYRKRY